Part of the Nicotiana sylvestris chromosome 2, ASM39365v2, whole genome shotgun sequence genome, GAGTTTTACTCATTCCTCGGCCAGTAGTGCTATTTATGATACGTTTTGTCGTCGCCTTGTGAAGATTTGCAAGGCGGCTGTTGTTTCTGTGAACTATCGACGATCGCCAGAACATCGATATCCATGTGCATACGATGATGGATGGGCTGCACTAAAATGGGTCCAATCAAGAACATGGCTTCAAAGTGGGAAGGACTCGAAAGTTCACGTCTACTTAGCTGGTGATAGTTCTGGTGGTAATATTGCTCACCACGTTGCAGTAAAGGCTGCTGAAACAGGTGTCGAAGTATTAGGTAATATCCATCTTCATCCAATGTTTGGTGGACAAAAGAGGACAGAATCCGAGAAAAGATTGGACGGGAAATACTTTGTAACGGTTCAAGATAGGGATTGGTACTGGAGAGCATATCTACCAGAAGGGGAAGATAGAGATCATCCGGCTTGTAATATATTTGGCCCGAGGAGGAGTAATCTTGAAGGACTAAAGTTTCCAAAGAGTTTAGTCGTCGTAGCTGGTTTGGATCTTAGTCAAGATTGGCAATTGGCATATGTCGAAGGTTTGGAAAAATCCGGGCATGAAGTGAAGCTCCTGTTTCTAGAACAGGCAACAATCGGTTTTTACTTCTTGCCTAACAacgatcattttccttgcctaaTGGAGGAGATAACGAGCTTCATCCATCCTAACTGTTCATAGATTTAAGTTAACTTCAGCTATACATAACAGAAGCTTGACATCTCACTCGGGTTTTTTTTTGTTCTCTGTAGTGAATAGATTGGTGTGTAGTTATATGATCTAGAATTACTTCACTCTTACTCGTCAGCATTTTACGTGTGGTAATACGAGTGCCTTTCTCCATCTGACAATCACTGGTTTGATCTTCTTGATATGAAGCAGGCCTAACGTGTTATCTGAGGGAATTGTAATTTCTGGAAATTGGCAGAAGCATCTTGTTCTGAGCTTTACCTAGGGGAGTTGTATACCTATGAAAGGAATAATTGCAGAATATGATGCTGTTGTTTACTTACTTGATTTGTATGTTGTGCTTAAgaaatactatatatataaagaTTTTGTTTGTTCATTTTCTTCCAAGAACTGAACTCTGCTTTTCTGATATTATTGTCTCAATCTGTTGAGTCGAGGGTctcccggaaacagcctctctaccgtTTTGCGTACATTCTACCCtttccagaccccactagtgggattttacttgttatgttgttgttgttgttgtaactgAACTCTGctttgtttgcattttgtttttctttcttttcccccTAGTTATGAGCTTATATTTTGATCTTCCTACTCTCCTTTTAAGGGGTTTGAGAAGAGATTTTATCAACTGCTCACTGTTAAGATATTGTTGGTTGGATGTTACTTATTAATTTTATGTGAGTATTTCTAGAccactaaggggtcgtttggtttgaatacaAGTTATGTTATGCTGCGATTAGTTATTCTGGTATTgtttttattcattgtttggtatgttgtattaaaaataatatttgCATAATGTCTAAGGAGGTCCTAGTTATCCCGACACTACTTATCCCACACCCTACAAAGTATAAGTTATCTCTGTAATAATTTTAATCTCAGGATAACTTATCCCAAGTTCTTCCCAAACaaagtattaaggtggtattaagtTTTTGTCCCAACACTATTTCTACTtgtacctcataccaaacgatcCATAAGAGCTCGTTTGGTATGATGGACAAGGAATAATTATTTCCGGTACTAAATTTAAGAATAGTTTATTCCATGTTTGGTTGAGAGAAAATTACGGTATAATTAATTCCGGGATTGTATTATTTTTTATCCCTATGAAAAGGTGTAATAACTAATTTTCGGATAACTAATCCCGGGATAACATTTTCCCAACCAAACGGCCCCTAATTTGTTTTCATAATAAATGGCCAGAAAGACTCACTCATGCGTTCTTATCAAGCAAATGAATATATGACATGTGTTTTGTGTATAAATCTTCATTAATCATGGTTAGTAATACGTAAGTATTTTCACTTTCACTCGTAACTCTAACGGTTAAATTATCTTGTTTGATTTTTTGAATGATCTCCCTTAATCCattagttttcttttttcttttttttttcaaaaaagaagaagaaatttgaccttttttttaataaagaaataTAATTTTATTAATGAATTTTGCGAGTATAATTCTATTGGCTCCCTTAATCCTTCCTCCGGATTGTTCTTTGTGATTTTGAGGGTTGGATCAACATATTTCTCAAATGTAGAATGATACGGACAATAGCGAAGCCAGAATTGAACACCCTTTGCCAGTGGATTATGTGAAGTATTACtaatattttaccctatacacaTTATAATTTTTCGGCACCTATGGCCAAATAAAGTTTCGCCCCTGGACGCGGACCTCCCTAGGATGTATTTGATCCCCATAAAAGTCGAGCATTATTTGGATCTTCTTCTTGAAGTATTTGATTATCAAGAAGCATCCGCCACCCTCCGAGTTGATCTTGAGGAATAACAATTAGACGTTTGGTCCCTTTATTACACGATTGGTCCATTTAATACACGTTTGATCTTGAGATTCTTCCTTTGGATTGTTCTTTGTCCTTCATTACACGTTTGGTCCATTTATATTCTTGTCGTCAACAAATGTCTCGTATTGGCCTTTACTATTAACATGCTCCAACATTAAATAGGTGATCTTCACGTGTCCAAATTCTTCGAGAAAAAGAGTTTTAAATTTACACTTAAATTTTTGACGATGCCTTAAAATTACTTTCACTTTAGAGCTCCATACGAGTCAAAAGCAAGATCAAAATTTTTTCTTAACGCCAGAGACAATATTAGACAAAAAATTTAACTAAGGACAAAATTTCCCTAATTTttgatcattttttttcttttcctttattcatAGAAAATAAGACTTTAGAAATTTTGGTGCTAACTACTTTTCCATAGGTCTAACAATCCTCGTTAAAACCAAATAAGGCAGCCTATACAAAACAGTGACCATTGATTGGACATCTTTGGTTTTAATGGAAAGTCCAAGAATCAATGTCTACATCTTCCACTCTTTTATATATCATCCACAAAAGTTGTCTCCAAAATTCTATTTAAGCAACTGAGTGGATTTATTACTCTGATGGATAGTGataattttgggttttttttcacttttagcccGTGCTAAAAATTACTTATATTCGATAATcgaaaagtgtataaaatttgtataatttttgtatataatatacataatatatatatatatacaaaaaaatataaaaatatatatttttcgatTATTATTTTAAGAACGACCGAACAagtatacaatgtcattttctttaaaaaaaaaaaaaaaaactttttcctAAAAGACTTCCTTTTTGTATCCCACTATGGATTTTAAGTTCCTTATCGTGTAGCTTAAAGACGACAGCCAACAATTGGGTTTCCCTTTATTCTGTAAAAATGTTAAAATAAGTCACGTGTCAAAATGCTAGCACGTCTAATATAAAGTTATTGGATACTTGTACTAGTGGGCATGAAAATGCATCCAATCCAATAGTTGAATTATACACAAGTTCATATATTAGTTTTTACCTTATATATTAATGTGAAACGATAAGATTGTCTCTGTATTACGGTCACGAGTTCAAATTATGGAATCAGCCATTGATGTTTGCATCATGGTAGGTTGCCTAAA contains:
- the LOC104237512 gene encoding gibberellin receptor GID1B-like, coding for MAGSNEINANESKRVVPLNTWILISNFKLSYNILRRPDGTFDRDLAEFLDRKVPTNSIPVDGVYSFDVFDRVTSLLNRVYRSAPEDEADWGKVELEKPLSTTEIVPVIIYFHGGSFTHSSASSAIYDTFCRRLVKICKAAVVSVNYRRSPEHRYPCAYDDGWAALKWVQSRTWLQSGKDSKVHVYLAGDSSGGNIAHHVAVKAAETGVEVLGNIHLHPMFGGQKRTESEKRLDGKYFVTVQDRDWYWRAYLPEGEDRDHPACNIFGPRRSNLEGLKFPKSLVVVAGLDLSQDWQLAYVEGLEKSGHEVKLLFLEQATIGFYFLPNNDHFPCLMEEITSFIHPNCS